The Daphnia pulex isolate KAP4 chromosome 3, ASM2113471v1 genome includes a region encoding these proteins:
- the LOC124189850 gene encoding uncharacterized protein LOC124189850 isoform X1: protein MAVKYRYCLILILLVINIHSEVTLTSGLSAADLTKTHSNVSCEMKMKEKGALLFDGKSLNESLALFMQVFYNWNDLLTTGAIGSLLEWSIATLYTDITNTTSTGDTEYFRSALRPIIRRAHLSFRKAYANMKEIQKNKVQIQNHAMNATNYLTSTSSRQQEITGNLLMETLVPLIELAERSKEMSNEVAQSYQMVIESITEIIRECNARLKEKFVEVRPLNKTVIAAKQSREDEIVWHQEKNWLLDKMWRNFENKQPNIYMETWLDNRCFNTNNISRQNPSKSIKRQRKNLSEDERRSEFFFRAGNWRYLFQEIAYNEDDCLKGNYLPLFDLLSTGHQLTKKCQTNGDDEVEELMKKLNQTLGILNQSDCDLIKKVATTFKELATKIKPPSTTNLKHPKTELNCPGSKEMDDLASLIAHRHIKLIQKNNQENNLLFKDLNHNPNMSTIMHEHQRDRKLELVKIASSILELNEQTTKIWWQRTEPFLKKIFEVMEKANALNEGTTFNEILMESLHQFTQHKKSWDKLTNFISKLAYESKITVMGSFSLMEITRINGNSHRNTETSLNHTDMKHAIIRDLLNRIEKVKQGSLSIENIASKFVSVTERYITDMLSVEDRNNSVKTESVFSISAISQQKLAIRKCYLRQSSRNRTLSICRNPEKGLKAFGIILIMKEDDESLIKRQLLQTRKDILKEYQWIMADCQSPVA from the exons ATGGCTGTTAAATACAGATATTGCCTTATCCTTATTTTATTAGTGATAAATATTCATTCTGAAGTAacgcttacttccggtttatCAGCAGCTGATTTGACAAAAACACATTCAAATg TATCGTGTGAAatgaagatgaaagaaaaaggggcacTTCTTTTTGACGGAAAGAGTCTAAACGAATCACTTGCGCTCTTTATGCAAGTCTTTTACAACTGGAATGACTTGTTGACTACCGGTGCTATTGGTAGTCTTTTGGAATGGTCCATTGCCACCCTTTACACAGATATTACAAACACTACTTCAACGGGCGACACAGAGTACTTTCGTTCCGCACTGCGGCCAATCATTCGACGTGCCCACTTGTCTTTTCGCAAAGCTTACGCCAATAtgaaggaaattcaaaaaaacaaggttcaaattcaaaatcacgCCATGAACGCTACCAACTACCTTACGTCCACCAGTTCTCGTCAACAAGAAATTACTGGCAATCTACTAATGGAAACGTTGGTACCACTGATCGAGTTGGCGGAGCGAAGCAAAGAAATGTCTAATGAAGTAGCCCAGAGTTACCAAATGGTCATTGAATCGATAACTGAAATCATACGAGAATGTAATGCCAGGCTAAAAGAGAAGTTCGTCGAGGTTCGACCATTGAACAAAACAGTCATTGCAGCCAAACAGTCAAGGGAGGATGAGATTGTTTggcaccaagaaaaaaattggctaCTGGACAAGATGTGGAGGAATTTCGAAAACAAGCAGCCGAATATCTACATGGAAACTTGGCTTGACAACCGCTGCTTTAACACCAATAACATCAGTCGACAAAACCCCTCGAAATCGATTAAGAGGCAACGCAAAAATTTGTCCGAAGATGAGCGTCgttcagaatttttctttcgggcTGGAAATTGGAGGTATTTGTTTCAAGAGATTGCCTATAATGAGGATGATTGTCTAAAAGGAAACTACTTGCCGCTGTTTGATTTGCTTTCAACTGGGCATCAACTTACGAAAAAGTGTCAGACTAACGGCGATGATGAAGTAGAAGAGTTGATGAAGAAGCTCAATCAAACGCTGGGCATCCTGAATCAAAGCGACTGcgatttaataaaaaaggtcGCCACCACTTTTAAGGAATTGGCGACTAAAATAAAACCCCCCAGTACAACGAACTTGAAACATCCGAAAACAGAGCTCAATTGCCCCGgttcaaaagaaatggatgatcTGGCTTCTTTGATTGCCCATCGACACATCAAActgattcaaaaaaataatcaagaaaacaaCTTATTATTTAAAGATCTAAATCATAACCCAAATATGAGCACTATTATGCATGAACATCAACGCGATCGGAAATTGGAACTAGTCAAAATAGCGTCAAGTATTCTTGAGCTTAATGAACAGACAACGAAAATATGGTGGCAACGAACGGAGCCATTCTTAAAGAAAATATTCGAAGTCATGGAAAAAGCCAATGCTTTAAATGAGGGGACGACTTTCAACGAAATCCTGATGGAAAGCTTGCACCAATTCACCCAACACAAAAAGAGTTGGGACAAACtgacaaattttatttccaagtTAGCATACGAGAGTAAAATAACTGTTATGGGGAGCTTTTCGCTAATGGAAATCACTCGAATCAATGGCAATAGTCACCGGAATACGGAAACATCACTTAATCATACCGACATGAAACATGCTATTATAAGAGACCTGCTCAACCGCATTGAAAAAGTCAAGCAAGGATCACTTTCTATCGAAAATATAGCATCAAAATTTGTTAGCGTCACTGAACGATATATTACTGACATGTTAAGCGTTGAAGATCGAAATAACAGTGTCAAGACTGAGTCAGTATTTTCCATCAGTGCAATTTCACAGCAGAAACTCGCCATTCGAAAATGTTACCTGAGACAATCCAGCCGCAATCGTACACTATCCATTTGCCGTAATCCTGAAAAAGGTCTAAAAGCATTTGGAATCATTCTGATAATGAAAGAGGATGACGAATCATTAATTAAACGCCAACTCCTACAAACCCGCAaagatattttgaaagaatatcAATGGATTATGGCGGATTGCCAATCTCCGGTAGCCTAG
- the LOC124191375 gene encoding polycomb protein SCMH1-like — translation MSHQSLFQHSKVNGTPVVAEGSILPCGWCSQTEKPNLYVLPLKNGRHIFCSATCLSEFRKGVCFQCGEAISGLPFQSLVNLSTRDFCSEKCYLKLKKRELSKQMKPSSSVESLQTSPNVSLASPAVHSESPLLLSVNPYTFAWEDYLAETGSLAAPPVCFKQHAKPPTNEFLFGVKLEAQDPRNLTSTCIATVVAVIGPRLRLRLDGSDNKNDFWRLVDSNDIHPIGHCESSGGMLQPPLGFRMNASSWRTFLSKTLTGAETAPSCYFKKEPLSPRYNMFRIGQKLEAVDRKNPHLICAATVGAVNNDSIFVTFDGWKGAFDYWCRYDSRDIFPVGFCAMVGHPLQPPGQKFALTTGSRFKSRVLNIPPPPPLQSSSSGIDKLPTEVGKLAISSSDTGAKTEPCVVVSEPDTSSIEREAAIVSIYVNHSCNCGSHLDPNKIRQLKRSIGPGTPSQVLRDTVQGLVDAALQTKQTFSILRTRQGDGDVIIRAKYENVVHTLRLPPVDDLVGLETYLELLCEDLGYCENLISTVADVNCKKCVANLADHSIKPDTCRANKRKAREYIKTPVSSKKKMMTSPKTDPINSRRETVSPPHILPAESCLTTKALNGRATTLKTESSPELQRPDLQRATSTTSHEAEINALTALATTKAPCTPSDPAEWSVDDVMRYLTSVDSGLNVHSQLFQKHEIDGKALLLLTSEMMMKYMGLKLGPSLKICNSINRLKGRRHLSI, via the exons ATGAGCCATCAGTCATTATTTC AGCACAGCAAAGTCAATGGTACTCCAGTGGTGGCTGAAGGAAGTATTTTACCCTGTGGTTGGTGTAGCCAAACAGAAAAACCCAACCTATATGTTCTGCCACTGAAGAATGGAAGACACATTTTTTGCTCTGCAACTTGTTTATCAGAATTCAGAAAAGGAGTGTGTTTTCAGTGTGGAGAAGCAATTTCTGGCTTACCATTTCAAAGCCTTGTGAACTTGTCTACAAGAGATTTCTGTAGCGAAAAGTGTtacctaaaattaaaaaagagagaactgagtaaacaaatgaaaccctCATCTTCAGTGGAAAGTTTACAGACCAGTCCCAATGTGTCACTTGCATCACCAGCAGTTCATTCTGAATCACCTTTATTATTGAGTGTCAACCCTTACACTTTTGCATGGGAGGATTATCTAGCAGAAACTGGAAGTTTAGCAGCTCCCCCAGTTTGTTTTAAACAG CACGCAAAGCCACCAACCAATGAATTTCTCTTTGGAGTCAAGCTAGAAGCGCAAGATCCACGTAATTTGACTTCAACTTGCATTGCTACAGTTGTCGCAGTAATTGGCCCCCGGCTCCGCTTACGTCTCGATGGTTCtgataacaaaaatgatttctggAGATTGGTTGATTCCAATGACATACATCCAATAG GACACTGTGAAAGCAGTGGGGGAATGTTGCAGCCTCCTTTAGGTTTCCGGATGAATGCCTCATCTTGGCGTACATTCCTCTCGAAAACTCTCACTGGAGCTGAAACTGCACCAAGCTGCTACTTTAAAAAAGAGCCTCTTTCACCCCGATACAACATGTTTCGAATCGGCCAAAAACTTGAAGCTGTTGATCGCAAAAATCCACATTTAATTTGTGCTGCCACAGTTG gTGCTGTAAACAATGATAGTATTTTTGTTACATTTGATGGATGGAAAGGCGCTTTTGATTACTGGTGCCGATATGATTCTAGAGACATTTTTCCTGTTGGGTTTTGTGCAATGGTTGGACACCCACTTCAACCTCCCGGGCAGAAAT TTGCTCTTACGACTGGAAGCCGATTCAAATCTCGCGTTCTCAACatacctcctcctcctcctttacAATCTTCGTCATCGGGAATAGATAAATTGCCGACAGAAGTTGGAAAGTTGGCGATTTCGTCCTCAGATACTGGAGCTAAAACAGAACCTTGCGTCGTCGTTTCTGAACCGGATACGTCCTCGATTGAAAGGGAAGCAGCAATTG tgAGCATCTATGTCAACCACTCGTGCAACTGCGGATCTCACTTGGATCCCAATAAAATACGACAGCTAAAAAGATCAATTGGACCTGGAACGCCGAGCCAAGTTCTGCGGGACACCGTTCAGGGTTTAGTTGACGCCGCGctacaaaccaaacaaacctTCTCAATCCTCCGGACACGTCAAGGTGACGGAGACGTTATCATTCGTG ctaaatatgaaaatgtaGTTCATACGCTTCGTTTGCCTCCTGTTGACGATTTAGTGGGGCTTGAAACCTACCTGGAACTGTTGTGCGAAGATCTCGGTTATTGTGAAAATTTGATTAGTACAGTCGCCGAtgttaattgtaaaaaatgcgTCGCCAATTTGGCCGATCATTCAATCAAGCCAGACACCTGTCGTGCAAACAAACGGAAAG CTCGAGAATACATCAAGACTCCCGTcagttcaaaaaagaaaatgatgactaGCCCCAAAACTGACCCTATCAATAGCAGACGCGAAACTGTTTCTCCTCCGCACATTCTGCCGGCCGAGAGTTGTTTAACCACTAAAGCGCTGAACGGGAGAGCAACAACACTTAAAACTGAATCGAGCCCCGAGTTACAACGGCCTGATCTACAAAGAGCCACATCTACTACTAGTCATGAAGCTGAGATCAATGCGTTGACAGCCCTTGCGACTACGAAGGCGCCCTGTACACCATCCGATCCTGCTGAATGGTCGGTCGATGACGTGATGCGCTATCTGACTTCTGTTGATTCAGGTCTAAACGTACACTCTCAACTCTTTCAAAAACAT GAAATTGACGGAAAGGCCCTACTTCTTCTCACCTcggaaatgatgatgaagtaTATGGGGCTGAAATTAGGCCCTTCTCTTAAGATTTGTAACTCTATAAACCGACTGAAAGGGCGCCGTCATCTATCAATTTGA
- the LOC124189850 gene encoding uncharacterized protein LOC124189850 isoform X2 gives MKMKEKGALLFDGKSLNESLALFMQVFYNWNDLLTTGAIGSLLEWSIATLYTDITNTTSTGDTEYFRSALRPIIRRAHLSFRKAYANMKEIQKNKVQIQNHAMNATNYLTSTSSRQQEITGNLLMETLVPLIELAERSKEMSNEVAQSYQMVIESITEIIRECNARLKEKFVEVRPLNKTVIAAKQSREDEIVWHQEKNWLLDKMWRNFENKQPNIYMETWLDNRCFNTNNISRQNPSKSIKRQRKNLSEDERRSEFFFRAGNWRYLFQEIAYNEDDCLKGNYLPLFDLLSTGHQLTKKCQTNGDDEVEELMKKLNQTLGILNQSDCDLIKKVATTFKELATKIKPPSTTNLKHPKTELNCPGSKEMDDLASLIAHRHIKLIQKNNQENNLLFKDLNHNPNMSTIMHEHQRDRKLELVKIASSILELNEQTTKIWWQRTEPFLKKIFEVMEKANALNEGTTFNEILMESLHQFTQHKKSWDKLTNFISKLAYESKITVMGSFSLMEITRINGNSHRNTETSLNHTDMKHAIIRDLLNRIEKVKQGSLSIENIASKFVSVTERYITDMLSVEDRNNSVKTESVFSISAISQQKLAIRKCYLRQSSRNRTLSICRNPEKGLKAFGIILIMKEDDESLIKRQLLQTRKDILKEYQWIMADCQSPVA, from the coding sequence atgaagatgaaagaaaaaggggcacTTCTTTTTGACGGAAAGAGTCTAAACGAATCACTTGCGCTCTTTATGCAAGTCTTTTACAACTGGAATGACTTGTTGACTACCGGTGCTATTGGTAGTCTTTTGGAATGGTCCATTGCCACCCTTTACACAGATATTACAAACACTACTTCAACGGGCGACACAGAGTACTTTCGTTCCGCACTGCGGCCAATCATTCGACGTGCCCACTTGTCTTTTCGCAAAGCTTACGCCAATAtgaaggaaattcaaaaaaacaaggttcaaattcaaaatcacgCCATGAACGCTACCAACTACCTTACGTCCACCAGTTCTCGTCAACAAGAAATTACTGGCAATCTACTAATGGAAACGTTGGTACCACTGATCGAGTTGGCGGAGCGAAGCAAAGAAATGTCTAATGAAGTAGCCCAGAGTTACCAAATGGTCATTGAATCGATAACTGAAATCATACGAGAATGTAATGCCAGGCTAAAAGAGAAGTTCGTCGAGGTTCGACCATTGAACAAAACAGTCATTGCAGCCAAACAGTCAAGGGAGGATGAGATTGTTTggcaccaagaaaaaaattggctaCTGGACAAGATGTGGAGGAATTTCGAAAACAAGCAGCCGAATATCTACATGGAAACTTGGCTTGACAACCGCTGCTTTAACACCAATAACATCAGTCGACAAAACCCCTCGAAATCGATTAAGAGGCAACGCAAAAATTTGTCCGAAGATGAGCGTCgttcagaatttttctttcgggcTGGAAATTGGAGGTATTTGTTTCAAGAGATTGCCTATAATGAGGATGATTGTCTAAAAGGAAACTACTTGCCGCTGTTTGATTTGCTTTCAACTGGGCATCAACTTACGAAAAAGTGTCAGACTAACGGCGATGATGAAGTAGAAGAGTTGATGAAGAAGCTCAATCAAACGCTGGGCATCCTGAATCAAAGCGACTGcgatttaataaaaaaggtcGCCACCACTTTTAAGGAATTGGCGACTAAAATAAAACCCCCCAGTACAACGAACTTGAAACATCCGAAAACAGAGCTCAATTGCCCCGgttcaaaagaaatggatgatcTGGCTTCTTTGATTGCCCATCGACACATCAAActgattcaaaaaaataatcaagaaaacaaCTTATTATTTAAAGATCTAAATCATAACCCAAATATGAGCACTATTATGCATGAACATCAACGCGATCGGAAATTGGAACTAGTCAAAATAGCGTCAAGTATTCTTGAGCTTAATGAACAGACAACGAAAATATGGTGGCAACGAACGGAGCCATTCTTAAAGAAAATATTCGAAGTCATGGAAAAAGCCAATGCTTTAAATGAGGGGACGACTTTCAACGAAATCCTGATGGAAAGCTTGCACCAATTCACCCAACACAAAAAGAGTTGGGACAAACtgacaaattttatttccaagtTAGCATACGAGAGTAAAATAACTGTTATGGGGAGCTTTTCGCTAATGGAAATCACTCGAATCAATGGCAATAGTCACCGGAATACGGAAACATCACTTAATCATACCGACATGAAACATGCTATTATAAGAGACCTGCTCAACCGCATTGAAAAAGTCAAGCAAGGATCACTTTCTATCGAAAATATAGCATCAAAATTTGTTAGCGTCACTGAACGATATATTACTGACATGTTAAGCGTTGAAGATCGAAATAACAGTGTCAAGACTGAGTCAGTATTTTCCATCAGTGCAATTTCACAGCAGAAACTCGCCATTCGAAAATGTTACCTGAGACAATCCAGCCGCAATCGTACACTATCCATTTGCCGTAATCCTGAAAAAGGTCTAAAAGCATTTGGAATCATTCTGATAATGAAAGAGGATGACGAATCATTAATTAAACGCCAACTCCTACAAACCCGCAaagatattttgaaagaatatcAATGGATTATGGCGGATTGCCAATCTCCGGTAGCCTAG